A genomic window from Ruminiclostridium cellulolyticum H10 includes:
- a CDS encoding radical SAM protein, giving the protein MVKILHPCFDETESGCRIHLPIAKKCNTKCNYCKMAFSKCDIRPGVTDKLLDVSDVVTYVNESIELYNDCKIIGIAGPGDPLANPDDIFSALEIVSENYPDFKKCICTNGFGVEDCADKIKEAGIDYITLTINSINVNTLSKIYKYIYYRDEYYEGESAAQLILRLQKSALDILSSIKGLKIKINIVFIPGINDKEIDELIQFLCKFKIDIINIIPLLSVSGTEFGTIEPLTHSDFCEIKKDLENRYPKVKFKQSCQRCRSDARGRIHL; this is encoded by the coding sequence ATGGTTAAGATTCTTCACCCTTGCTTTGATGAAACTGAATCAGGATGTCGAATTCATCTCCCCATAGCAAAAAAGTGTAATACTAAATGTAATTATTGCAAGATGGCGTTCTCAAAATGCGATATAAGACCTGGTGTTACCGATAAATTATTAGATGTCAGCGATGTAGTTACTTATGTTAATGAAAGCATAGAATTATATAATGATTGTAAGATTATTGGAATAGCTGGACCGGGTGACCCGCTTGCAAATCCAGACGATATTTTTTCTGCATTGGAAATTGTAAGTGAAAATTATCCTGATTTCAAAAAATGCATCTGTACAAATGGGTTTGGGGTAGAAGACTGTGCTGATAAGATAAAAGAAGCTGGTATAGATTATATTACTCTCACCATTAATTCTATAAATGTAAATACCCTAAGTAAAATATACAAATATATTTATTATCGTGATGAATACTACGAAGGAGAAAGTGCAGCACAACTCATTTTGAGATTACAAAAGTCTGCATTGGATATTCTTAGTAGTATTAAGGGTTTAAAAATTAAAATAAATATTGTTTTTATACCAGGAATTAACGATAAAGAAATTGATGAATTAATACAATTCCTTTGCAAGTTTAAAATTGATATAATAAATATTATCCCCTTGCTTTCTGTAAGTGGAACTGAGTTTGGAACGATTGAGCCTTTAACACATAGTGATTTTTGTGAGATTAAGAAAGACCTTGAAAATAGGTATCCTAAAGTAAAGTTTAAACAGAGTTGTCAAAGGTGCCGTTCTGATGCAAGAGGAAGAATACACTTATAG
- the dapA gene encoding 4-hydroxy-tetrahydrodipicolinate synthase → MRLEGVYVAVVTPFDNGKIAEKIYEEYLENLISSGIAGIVVCGSTGESSMLTMEEHIHLFKLSKEIVNKRIQVIANSGANSTHEAIYLTKEAEKIGVDASLSVVPYYVKPTQEGLFLHFKAIHDETKNIPLIIYNVPGRTVVDISVETVVRLSALERYIGIKEASSDMEKVSIMVSQTKPNFSVLSGNDSTFLPLLSVGGKGVISVIGNIMPKELVALYDSVEKGDLKTAIDLNTKMLPLYQALSLESNPIPVNYALYKMGQIPNELKLPLTPLSEPNQKKMEQVLKDLSII, encoded by the coding sequence ATGAGGTTAGAAGGCGTATATGTAGCTGTTGTTACTCCATTTGACAATGGAAAGATAGCTGAAAAAATATATGAGGAATACTTGGAAAATTTAATTTCGTCTGGAATAGCTGGGATTGTTGTTTGCGGAAGTACAGGAGAATCTTCCATGCTTACAATGGAAGAGCATATTCACCTATTTAAACTTTCTAAGGAAATAGTGAATAAAAGGATACAAGTAATAGCAAACTCTGGAGCAAATTCAACTCATGAAGCTATCTATTTAACAAAGGAAGCAGAAAAAATTGGAGTTGATGCTTCTTTGTCTGTTGTGCCTTATTATGTAAAGCCAACTCAAGAAGGGTTATTCCTTCATTTTAAAGCTATTCATGATGAAACTAAGAATATTCCATTAATTATATATAATGTACCTGGTAGGACTGTTGTAGATATTAGTGTAGAGACAGTTGTTAGATTATCTGCATTAGAAAGATATATTGGTATAAAAGAAGCATCCTCCGACATGGAAAAAGTAAGCATTATGGTATCTCAAACAAAGCCAAACTTTAGTGTATTATCAGGCAATGATTCAACGTTTTTGCCATTGCTTTCAGTTGGAGGAAAAGGTGTAATTTCCGTAATCGGAAACATAATGCCAAAGGAATTAGTTGCATTATATGATAGTGTGGAAAAGGGTGATTTAAAGACAGCTATTGATCTGAATACTAAAATGTTGCCTCTTTATCAGGCACTCTCTCTCGAATCAAATCCGATTCCCGTTAATTATGCTTTGTATAAAATGGGTCAGATACCAAATGAATTAAAATTGCCGCTTACTCCATTGAGTGAGCCGAATCAGAAAAAAATGGAACAGGTTTTAAAAGACTTATCAATAATATAG